From Actinopolyspora lacussalsi, a single genomic window includes:
- a CDS encoding hypothetical protein (product_source=Hypo-rule applied; cath_funfam=3.40.50.150; superfamily=53335), with the protein MSPKPFHRKAPDAAEQHREWLDLVEVSGPFLSLPVLKRHWPSGPDALDKPTRQRLRRAHSAWQADVAAGQRDWIDYVLGELLGWGERLRREGLEGLSLDVAEHDTRLAPSFALVEPDEHVEQGGRAEPGERSESDERVEPAEWVEPAESVEPGEPDESAEQVKPDAVRLLGMVCEPGQQPTARLAGSSWAATPADRLAQLCRHHGVELGLVTDGRWWALVRAPRTGVTTTAVFDAVPWPEAAERDVVRAFVSLLGRKRFFAVPAGERLPELLQASEDSQEEITEALGVQVREAVELLVAAFGRASTEQRRRGESELDSVAAHEVYRGTVSVMMRVVFLLFAEERRLLPSDNELYATTYSAGRLYDELERRELESSEEDLQQTYTGWYRLLALFEAVYRGVTHPRLTMHPHDGSLFDPDAFPWLPLNIDDRTVLHMLRSVQHVWVGSGKSRERRTLSFRTLDVEQIGYVYEGLLSYDGFRAEDTTVGLVGKQGREAEVPLRRLEELAAASADTTELAETLAAEFKDSGIGTAKQLAKRLAPPDAVEREERRKKLLGVTRGDAALTERLLPFRGVIRDDLRELPVVVLGGELFVTESPLRANTGTHYTPRFLAEDVVRHALEPLVYEPGPLTTAEQREWRLKPSGEILKLRVADIAMGSAAFLVAAARYLGGRLLEAWIAEDDERVREYQPQEHAGDSEEDPAVVEARRQVIEHCLYGADINPMAVEMAKLSLWLVSMDSQRPFTFLDDRLVAGDSLLGITSLEQLEYMHLDAKKGRAIHERSPVDFTADVRSLVSEVAEQRRELREIDGTTLEGLNRKRALLAEANLKGRRAELAADLTVGAALAHAGRGEKGLRDGSIAAADHARRMHTDEARAREQAREWLDTDLPAGNFGRDTLHWPLVFPEVFEDGGFDAVVGNPPFLGGLKLQTALGDSYRDYLVNHLGRGVRGVRGTGDLVAYFALRLHQLLNECGQSGIIATNTLAQGDSRRVGLDQIVGDGNTIRRSVKSKPWPSRSAMLEYCAVWITSYTVPGSASIISDEIPVSGIESSLDPKSRAQGNPERLVSNQGIAFQGSNILGTGFTMDVSSARDLIEKDHKNNDVLFPYLNGSDLNSNPDTSPSRWVINFHDWPEWKAKEYKDCYNQVARLVRPERENNKYSSSARERWWQFLATRPNLHSAIADLERVVAIAQTSRTAMPVMVPEGQVFSHMLIVFAFDDPGRLAILSSAQHYLWAKAYGSKMKADFRYIPSNVFETFPLPELTQELRDLGDELDRYRRDVMLTRDSGLTKTYNLVFDPECTDSDVRELRRIHREIDEATVRAYGWQDRIDAVGGLDHGFHPVGRETRYTIGPAAQREILDSLLELNHERYQQEVAQGLHDKKKGTTKKATAKKPTNQDDEPKLFE; encoded by the coding sequence ATGAGCCCGAAACCGTTCCACCGCAAGGCACCGGACGCAGCCGAGCAGCACCGCGAGTGGCTGGACCTGGTCGAGGTGAGCGGCCCGTTCCTCTCGCTGCCGGTGCTCAAGCGGCACTGGCCGAGCGGGCCGGACGCGCTGGACAAGCCCACCAGGCAGCGGCTGCGTCGCGCGCACTCGGCCTGGCAGGCCGACGTGGCCGCGGGGCAGCGGGACTGGATCGACTACGTGCTCGGCGAGCTGCTCGGCTGGGGCGAGCGGCTGCGCCGCGAGGGGCTGGAGGGGCTCTCGCTCGACGTGGCCGAGCACGACACCCGGCTGGCGCCCTCCTTCGCGCTGGTCGAACCCGACGAGCACGTCGAGCAGGGCGGGCGGGCCGAGCCGGGCGAGCGGTCCGAATCGGACGAGCGAGTCGAGCCAGCAGAGTGGGTCGAGCCAGCCGAGTCGGTCGAGCCAGGCGAGCCGGACGAGTCGGCCGAGCAGGTCAAGCCGGACGCGGTGCGGCTGCTCGGCATGGTCTGCGAGCCGGGCCAGCAGCCCACCGCCCGCCTCGCCGGTTCCAGCTGGGCCGCCACGCCCGCCGATCGGCTGGCCCAGCTGTGCCGCCACCACGGCGTCGAGCTCGGCCTGGTCACCGACGGCCGCTGGTGGGCGCTGGTGCGCGCCCCGCGCACCGGGGTGACCACCACGGCCGTGTTCGACGCGGTGCCGTGGCCGGAGGCCGCCGAACGCGACGTGGTGCGCGCCTTCGTCTCGCTGCTGGGGCGCAAGCGGTTCTTCGCGGTGCCGGCGGGCGAGCGGTTGCCCGAGCTGCTCCAGGCCAGCGAGGACTCGCAGGAGGAGATCACCGAGGCCCTGGGCGTGCAGGTGCGTGAGGCGGTGGAGCTGCTGGTGGCGGCGTTCGGCCGGGCCAGCACCGAGCAGCGCCGCCGTGGCGAGTCCGAACTGGACTCGGTGGCCGCGCACGAGGTCTACCGCGGCACGGTGTCAGTGATGATGCGCGTGGTGTTCCTGCTGTTCGCCGAGGAGCGCAGGCTGCTGCCCTCGGACAACGAGCTGTATGCCACCACCTACTCGGCGGGGCGGCTCTACGACGAGTTGGAGCGGCGCGAGCTGGAGTCCAGCGAGGAGGACCTGCAGCAGACCTACACCGGCTGGTACCGGCTGCTGGCGCTGTTCGAGGCGGTCTACCGGGGCGTGACCCATCCCAGGCTGACGATGCACCCGCACGACGGTTCGCTGTTCGACCCGGACGCGTTCCCGTGGCTGCCGCTGAACATCGACGACCGCACCGTGCTGCACATGCTGCGCTCGGTGCAGCACGTCTGGGTGGGCAGCGGCAAGTCGCGCGAGCGGCGCACCCTGTCGTTCCGCACGCTGGACGTGGAGCAGATCGGCTACGTCTACGAGGGCCTGCTCTCCTACGACGGGTTCCGCGCCGAGGACACCACCGTGGGGCTGGTCGGCAAGCAGGGCAGGGAGGCCGAGGTGCCGCTGCGGCGGCTGGAGGAGCTCGCCGCCGCCAGCGCCGACACCACTGAGCTGGCCGAGACGCTGGCGGCCGAGTTCAAGGACTCCGGCATCGGCACGGCCAAGCAGCTGGCCAAGCGGCTCGCCCCGCCGGACGCGGTGGAGCGGGAGGAGCGGCGCAAGAAGCTGCTCGGCGTCACCAGGGGCGATGCCGCGCTGACCGAGCGGCTGCTGCCGTTCCGGGGCGTGATCCGCGACGATCTGCGCGAGCTGCCGGTGGTGGTGCTGGGCGGGGAGCTGTTCGTCACCGAGTCGCCGCTGCGCGCCAACACCGGCACGCACTACACGCCGCGGTTCCTGGCCGAGGACGTGGTGCGCCACGCGCTGGAGCCGCTGGTCTACGAGCCGGGGCCGTTGACCACGGCCGAGCAGCGCGAGTGGCGGCTCAAGCCCAGCGGCGAGATCCTCAAGCTGCGGGTGGCCGACATCGCGATGGGCTCGGCCGCGTTCCTGGTGGCCGCGGCGCGGTATCTGGGCGGCAGGCTGCTGGAGGCCTGGATCGCCGAGGACGACGAGCGGGTGCGCGAGTACCAGCCGCAGGAGCACGCCGGGGACAGCGAGGAGGACCCGGCGGTGGTGGAGGCGCGCAGGCAGGTGATCGAGCACTGCCTGTACGGCGCGGACATCAACCCGATGGCGGTGGAGATGGCCAAGCTCTCGCTGTGGTTGGTGTCGATGGATTCCCAGCGGCCGTTCACCTTCCTGGATGACCGGTTGGTGGCGGGGGACTCGTTGTTGGGGATCACCTCGCTGGAGCAGCTGGAGTACATGCACCTGGACGCCAAGAAGGGCAGGGCGATCCACGAGCGGTCCCCCGTGGACTTCACCGCCGATGTTCGTTCGCTGGTGTCCGAGGTGGCCGAGCAGCGTCGCGAGCTGCGCGAGATCGACGGCACCACCCTGGAGGGTTTGAACCGCAAGCGGGCGCTGCTGGCCGAGGCCAACCTCAAGGGCAGGCGGGCCGAGCTGGCCGCGGATCTCACCGTCGGCGCCGCGCTGGCGCACGCCGGGCGTGGCGAGAAGGGGCTGCGTGACGGCTCCATCGCCGCCGCCGACCACGCGCGGCGGATGCACACCGACGAGGCCCGCGCACGCGAGCAGGCCCGCGAGTGGCTGGACACCGACCTGCCCGCGGGCAACTTCGGCCGCGACACGCTGCACTGGCCGCTGGTCTTCCCCGAGGTCTTCGAGGACGGTGGTTTCGATGCGGTGGTGGGGAACCCGCCGTTCTTGGGTGGGCTGAAGCTACAGACCGCATTGGGAGACAGCTACCGGGATTATCTGGTTAACCACCTGGGGCGTGGCGTACGAGGAGTTCGTGGCACCGGTGATCTAGTTGCTTATTTCGCACTCCGACTTCATCAGTTGCTCAACGAATGCGGTCAATCCGGCATCATCGCCACAAACACGCTGGCTCAAGGTGACAGTAGACGTGTCGGGCTGGATCAGATCGTTGGTGACGGAAACACAATCAGGCGTTCTGTGAAGTCTAAGCCGTGGCCATCGAGGTCGGCGATGCTGGAGTACTGTGCCGTTTGGATAACTAGTTACACTGTTCCTGGTTCAGCAAGTATTATTTCTGACGAAATTCCGGTTTCTGGGATTGAATCTTCGCTCGATCCTAAATCTAGAGCTCAAGGAAACCCTGAAAGGCTCGTTTCAAATCAAGGCATCGCTTTTCAAGGGAGTAACATACTTGGCACTGGTTTTACGATGGATGTCAGTAGTGCGAGAGATCTTATTGAGAAAGATCACAAAAATAACGATGTTTTGTTTCCGTATCTCAATGGAAGCGATCTAAATTCGAATCCTGATACTTCCCCCAGTCGTTGGGTTATAAACTTCCATGATTGGCCTGAGTGGAAAGCTAAAGAGTACAAGGACTGCTATAATCAAGTTGCACGGCTAGTGCGTCCAGAGCGCGAAAATAATAAATACAGCTCTAGTGCACGTGAGCGATGGTGGCAGTTCCTTGCTACAAGGCCCAATCTTCATTCGGCTATCGCTGATTTAGAGCGAGTGGTGGCGATTGCTCAGACAAGCCGGACAGCAATGCCTGTTATGGTTCCTGAAGGGCAAGTATTTTCTCATATGTTGATTGTATTTGCTTTCGATGATCCTGGAAGATTGGCGATATTGTCAAGCGCGCAACACTACTTGTGGGCAAAGGCGTACGGCTCGAAGATGAAGGCTGATTTTCGCTATATTCCTTCTAACGTATTTGAAACATTCCCGCTGCCGGAACTCACTCAGGAACTCCGGGATCTCGGTGACGAGTTGGATCGCTATCGCCGGGACGTGATGCTCACGCGGGATTCTGGGCTTACCAAGACCTACAACCTGGTGTTCGATCCGGAGTGCACGGATTCGGACGTTCGAGAGCTGCGACGGATTCATCGCGAGATCGACGAGGCCACGGTGCGCGCCTACGGCTGGCAGGATCGCATCGACGCGGTCGGCGGCCTGGACCACGGCTTCCACCCGGTCGGCCGCGAGACCCGCTACACCATCGGCCCCGCGGCCCAGCGCGAGATCCTGGACAGCCTGCTCGAACTCAACCACGAGCGCTACCAACAGGAAGTCGCCCAGGGCCTGCACGACAAGAAAAAGGGCACCACCAAAAAAGCCACGGCTAAAAAACCCACCAACCAGGATGACGAGCCGAAGCTGTTCGAGTGA
- a CDS encoding hypothetical protein (product_source=Hypo-rule applied; cath_funfam=2.60.40.1630; pfam=PF12079) codes for MATVKPCEMLSSEALKSFGLEVPGEPKDQLPWAPGCYYSGEPVSVRMEKNTRETVSSSEEKSVWVEFERLEVNGRTGARAINQGTTKARLCNVMFDAGQGLIQVQARENQLPDDVNECQKALEIAKKIEPNVPEPA; via the coding sequence TTGGCGACTGTGAAGCCGTGCGAAATGTTGTCTTCGGAGGCTCTGAAGTCATTCGGTCTGGAAGTGCCGGGGGAACCTAAGGACCAGCTACCTTGGGCACCGGGATGCTACTACTCTGGTGAACCGGTTTCAGTGAGGATGGAAAAAAATACGCGTGAGACAGTCTCTTCTTCAGAGGAGAAATCTGTTTGGGTTGAGTTCGAGCGCCTTGAGGTAAACGGCCGTACCGGAGCTCGGGCTATTAACCAGGGGACTACGAAGGCTCGACTGTGCAATGTGATGTTTGACGCCGGTCAGGGATTAATCCAGGTTCAGGCTCGCGAAAATCAACTGCCTGACGATGTGAACGAATGTCAGAAGGCGTTGGAGATCGCGAAGAAGATCGAGCCGAATGTTCCTGAGCCCGCGTGA
- a CDS encoding hypothetical protein (product_source=Hypo-rule applied; smart=SM01162), with amino-acid sequence MAEQSADASGFVGAGAALQSIRDENSWIQQQISGGGLSMEPQAADHAAKVYRREAKVADELAVSAGRLQQVPGLGAYTSGQQLAAKFGNKAQNGSSGAADLLGQFAEELRRKANLFEQAKKNYQATDEQVADDLRRGAQ; translated from the coding sequence ATGGCGGAGCAGAGCGCCGATGCGTCCGGTTTCGTGGGTGCTGGGGCGGCGTTGCAGTCGATCCGGGACGAGAACTCCTGGATCCAGCAGCAGATCTCGGGCGGCGGCCTGAGCATGGAACCCCAAGCCGCCGACCACGCGGCCAAGGTGTACAGGCGTGAGGCCAAAGTAGCCGATGAGCTCGCTGTTTCAGCCGGTAGGTTGCAGCAGGTTCCAGGTCTGGGGGCTTACACCTCTGGACAGCAGTTGGCGGCCAAATTCGGAAACAAGGCTCAAAACGGTTCGAGTGGTGCGGCGGATTTGTTGGGGCAGTTCGCTGAAGAGCTGCGGCGCAAGGCGAATCTGTTCGAGCAGGCAAAGAAGAACTATCAGGCTACCGATGAGCAGGTTGCCGACGATCTGCGGAGGGGTGCACAGTGA
- a CDS encoding DNA polymerase-3 subunit epsilon (product_source=KO:K02342; cath_funfam=3.30.420.10,3.40.50.10190; cog=COG0847; ko=KO:K02342; pfam=PF00929; smart=SM00292,SM00479; superfamily=52113,53098), producing MFTFAYTKLTRKQGVDPRGLTFAVLDFETTGLHPNKGSRVCEVGVVRMRGDGTVLDEYSTLVNPGVRINNEEHHGITNTEVKTAPTFEQIAGDLLAFLSDAVVVSHNLPYEEKFLSAEFGRLGMDIRKVPGLCSLVLARSQLDRYGYRLENVVNLVTGEWPSAWHSALGDARSLAATLARLINEAPQQLSWDGKSPVTLPEHPRTGSIAPRAAGLRKGTEGWLATLTARLPYMTNPPVPRAEQLADYRSMLGHALSDGRVVGEEATQLAVFAARAGLTQSTARQVHEDFLTEARAQAEADGKVTATELKELTRAGKELAASHLISDLEAAAAADKARRNGPLKGWRILPVGESERISAVMDMAASHGAAVAINPTKTVRMVIADEVSGDDSRLAKARDQGIEVLSPDEGERKLRDVIEQSAGSLFNDSDGQQAAERLNAEKAAETQQGPPEWHQFWRRRELNGGQYYSMFLQPYERRGGASDSEKAAAGGGGCASAAVLAGAVTLAVAEAIRQIVA from the coding sequence GTGTTCACTTTCGCTTATACCAAACTCACCCGCAAGCAGGGGGTGGACCCGCGTGGTCTGACTTTCGCGGTGCTCGATTTCGAAACCACCGGGCTCCATCCGAACAAGGGATCTCGGGTCTGCGAGGTCGGCGTCGTCCGAATGCGTGGCGACGGCACGGTGCTGGACGAGTACTCGACCCTGGTGAATCCGGGTGTGCGGATCAACAACGAGGAACACCACGGCATCACCAACACCGAGGTGAAAACCGCGCCCACGTTCGAGCAGATAGCCGGAGATCTGCTGGCTTTTCTCAGCGACGCGGTGGTGGTCAGCCACAACCTGCCGTACGAGGAAAAGTTCCTCTCCGCCGAGTTCGGCCGCCTCGGTATGGACATTCGGAAAGTGCCGGGATTGTGCAGTCTTGTTCTGGCGCGGTCCCAGCTCGACCGCTACGGTTACCGACTGGAGAACGTCGTCAACCTCGTGACCGGCGAGTGGCCCAGCGCCTGGCATTCCGCGCTGGGGGATGCTCGTTCTCTCGCCGCCACCCTGGCGCGTCTCATCAACGAAGCACCGCAGCAACTTTCGTGGGATGGGAAATCGCCGGTCACGTTACCGGAGCATCCCCGGACCGGAAGTATCGCTCCGCGCGCTGCCGGACTGCGCAAAGGCACCGAAGGATGGCTTGCCACACTGACAGCGCGCCTGCCGTACATGACAAACCCACCCGTACCCAGAGCCGAACAACTGGCCGATTACCGCTCGATGCTCGGCCACGCACTCAGCGACGGTCGTGTGGTGGGGGAGGAAGCCACTCAGCTCGCCGTGTTCGCTGCTCGTGCGGGGCTCACCCAGAGTACGGCTCGGCAGGTACACGAGGATTTCCTGACAGAAGCCCGTGCGCAGGCGGAAGCGGACGGAAAAGTTACCGCTACGGAACTCAAGGAACTCACTCGCGCTGGTAAGGAACTCGCTGCCAGTCATCTGATCAGCGATCTTGAGGCGGCGGCGGCCGCTGACAAGGCCAGACGCAACGGTCCGCTCAAAGGGTGGCGAATCCTTCCGGTTGGCGAGTCGGAGCGGATCAGCGCCGTCATGGACATGGCGGCATCCCACGGGGCCGCTGTTGCGATCAATCCCACCAAGACTGTCCGGATGGTCATCGCCGACGAGGTATCAGGTGATGATTCCCGCCTGGCCAAAGCGCGCGATCAGGGCATCGAGGTACTTTCTCCTGATGAGGGGGAACGGAAGCTGCGGGATGTGATCGAGCAATCCGCGGGTTCCCTGTTCAACGATTCCGATGGTCAGCAGGCAGCCGAACGGTTGAACGCCGAAAAAGCAGCTGAAACGCAGCAGGGACCTCCAGAGTGGCACCAGTTCTGGCGTCGCCGGGAGCTCAACGGAGGGCAGTACTACAGCATGTTCCTCCAGCCCTACGAGCGGCGTGGCGGTGCAAGCGATTCCGAGAAAGCAGCCGCCGGTGGCGGCGGATGCGCAAGCGCGGCCGTGCTCGCCGGGGCTGTCACTCTCGCCGTGGCTGAGGCTATTCGCCAGATCGTCGCATGA
- a CDS encoding hypothetical protein (product_source=Hypo-rule applied; pfam=PF04149), whose product MTETVTRWRKSSRSSKHTACVEVGRVGDGAAVRDTKDRSLGYFTTTSAQWQTFLHAVKTDRFS is encoded by the coding sequence GTGACGGAAACTGTTACGCGCTGGCGTAAGTCCAGTCGGTCAAGCAAGCACACCGCCTGCGTCGAGGTCGGCCGGGTCGGCGACGGCGCGGCGGTCCGCGACACCAAGGACCGCTCGCTCGGCTACTTCACCACCACAAGCGCGCAGTGGCAAACGTTCCTACACGCGGTCAAAACCGACCGGTTCAGCTGA
- a CDS encoding superfamily II DNA or RNA helicase (product_source=COG1061; cath_funfam=3.40.50.10810,3.40.50.300; cog=COG1061; pfam=PF00271; smart=SM00487,SM00490; superfamily=101173,52540) yields the protein MTTTSEGLETGALVSVRGQKWVVSEVDQGETSTLVGLQSVEDGRYGEMLEVLWELEPGRQVLPAGSLPELPEQDFDPPERLAAFLDAVRWSAVTSADVKTLQAPFRSGVAIEDYQLEPVARAMDSPRVNLLLADDVGLGKTVEAGLVAQELLLRQRGKRIMIVCPAGLTAKWRDEMAEKFGLDFTVIDSECCARVRREYGSAANPFNIFPKAIVSLPWLRGAKAQRLLNEVLPAGGPTYPRTFDLLILDEAHHAAPAAPKQVYAVDSQQTKLIRTLAPHFTHRLFLSATPHNGYQASFTALLEILDDQRFARGVEPDRAAVDETVVRRLKTEITDAEGNPRFARRHAMAIPVEYPDSEREIHGLLTRFAAARRDKLASRRGRKATDLVTLLLKKRLFSSPAAFEHTVGVYLDTLRSRSGSAQLDDDVPEWMDEFFDELATYDDEHMADAEDDALDRTRPMQPDPAEDEIGLLERMREWARSHEAQPDAKARELIKHLQYVCKPDRDWTDERVVVFTEYRDTQQWLANLLRQEGLGGDKLAELHGGMSTEERERLRLAFQKHPSEHPLRILLATDAASEGIDLQKHCHRLVNYDIPFNPNKLEQRIGRIDRYGQSRVPEVRHFVGTGWDGAVDSYEADLEFLARVADKVARMAEDLGSVNAVLSDKVQRRMLGQTVRDDEVDSAGSTKDRLVVESNVREQVRKLRQNLDRTVSELGTTPRRVKRVVDTALELAGQQPLREHVDDREAPVPGTLYDVPALTGSWTRATEGLTEKPVETDRSRTAEQPRQLPVTFDPAVAEGRDDVVLAHLNHPLVSMSTGLLRSAVSNENSELHRVTAVVSDDPELEDVLVGAYSRFVLVGADGVRLHEEVIHAGGWAPANGRFRRLENLSTLGGILDRALTDGTPAPPPVWNRIVGRWPKVRDGLLSAIDWRTNTRRDSLRRTLAQREEAERERINTVIDQFASTLRAKLAEDEDQAEEALFSRADVSRSREERAQYRRDRQKWQQRLDQLATERDRELGVIAERYREQEPHRFPVAVIVVVPKREATR from the coding sequence ATGACAACGACCAGTGAGGGACTGGAGACCGGTGCGCTGGTCTCGGTCCGTGGGCAGAAGTGGGTCGTCAGCGAGGTCGACCAGGGCGAGACCAGCACCCTGGTGGGGCTGCAGAGCGTGGAGGACGGCCGTTACGGCGAGATGCTGGAGGTGCTCTGGGAACTCGAACCGGGCAGGCAGGTGCTGCCCGCCGGTTCGTTGCCGGAGCTGCCCGAACAGGACTTCGATCCGCCGGAACGCCTGGCCGCGTTCCTGGACGCGGTGCGCTGGTCGGCGGTGACCTCGGCCGACGTGAAGACGCTGCAGGCGCCGTTCCGCTCGGGCGTGGCGATCGAGGACTACCAGCTCGAACCGGTCGCCCGCGCCATGGACTCCCCGCGCGTGAACCTGCTGCTGGCCGACGACGTGGGCCTGGGCAAGACCGTCGAGGCCGGTCTGGTGGCCCAGGAGCTGCTGCTGCGCCAGCGCGGCAAGCGCATCATGATCGTCTGCCCGGCCGGGTTGACCGCCAAGTGGCGCGACGAGATGGCCGAGAAGTTCGGCCTGGACTTCACGGTCATCGACTCCGAGTGCTGCGCGCGGGTGCGCCGCGAGTACGGCAGCGCGGCCAACCCGTTCAACATCTTCCCCAAGGCCATCGTCAGCCTGCCCTGGCTGCGTGGCGCCAAGGCGCAGCGGCTGCTTAACGAGGTGCTGCCCGCCGGAGGACCGACCTACCCGCGCACCTTCGACCTGCTCATCCTGGACGAGGCCCACCACGCGGCCCCGGCCGCGCCGAAGCAGGTCTACGCCGTGGACTCGCAGCAGACCAAGCTGATCCGCACGCTGGCCCCGCACTTCACGCACCGGCTGTTCCTCTCGGCCACCCCGCACAACGGCTACCAGGCGTCGTTCACCGCGCTGCTGGAGATCCTCGACGACCAGCGGTTCGCCCGCGGCGTGGAGCCGGATCGGGCGGCGGTGGACGAGACCGTGGTGCGGCGGCTCAAGACCGAGATCACCGACGCCGAGGGCAATCCGCGCTTCGCCCGCCGCCACGCGATGGCGATCCCGGTGGAGTACCCGGACAGCGAGCGCGAGATCCACGGCCTGCTGACCCGGTTCGCCGCCGCTCGCCGCGACAAGCTCGCCTCCCGCCGGGGCCGCAAGGCCACCGACCTGGTGACGCTGCTGCTGAAGAAGCGGCTGTTCTCCAGCCCCGCAGCGTTCGAGCACACCGTGGGGGTGTATCTGGACACGCTGCGCTCGCGGTCCGGCTCGGCTCAGCTCGACGACGACGTTCCGGAGTGGATGGACGAGTTCTTCGACGAGCTCGCCACCTACGACGACGAGCACATGGCCGACGCCGAGGACGACGCGCTGGACCGCACCCGCCCGATGCAGCCGGACCCGGCCGAGGACGAGATCGGGCTGCTGGAGCGGATGCGGGAGTGGGCGCGCTCGCACGAGGCCCAGCCCGACGCCAAGGCCCGCGAGCTGATCAAGCACCTCCAGTACGTGTGCAAACCGGACCGGGACTGGACCGACGAGCGCGTCGTGGTGTTCACCGAGTACCGCGACACCCAGCAGTGGCTGGCCAACCTGCTGCGGCAGGAGGGCCTCGGCGGTGACAAGCTGGCCGAGCTGCACGGCGGCATGAGCACCGAGGAGCGCGAGCGGCTGCGGCTGGCCTTCCAGAAGCACCCGAGCGAGCACCCGCTGCGCATCCTGCTCGCCACCGACGCGGCCAGCGAGGGCATCGACCTGCAGAAGCACTGCCACCGGCTGGTCAACTACGACATCCCGTTCAACCCGAACAAGCTGGAACAGCGCATCGGCCGCATCGACCGCTACGGCCAGAGCCGGGTTCCCGAGGTCCGGCACTTCGTCGGCACGGGCTGGGACGGCGCCGTGGACTCCTACGAGGCGGATCTGGAGTTCCTCGCCCGGGTGGCCGACAAGGTCGCCCGCATGGCCGAGGACCTGGGGTCGGTCAACGCGGTGCTCTCGGACAAGGTGCAGCGCCGGATGCTCGGCCAGACCGTTCGCGACGACGAGGTGGACAGCGCGGGCAGCACGAAGGACCGGCTCGTGGTGGAGTCGAACGTGCGCGAGCAGGTCCGCAAGCTGCGGCAGAACCTCGACCGCACGGTCAGCGAACTGGGAACCACCCCGCGGCGCGTCAAACGCGTGGTCGACACCGCGCTGGAACTGGCCGGGCAGCAGCCGCTGCGCGAGCACGTCGACGACCGCGAGGCCCCCGTGCCCGGGACGCTGTACGACGTGCCCGCACTGACCGGCTCCTGGACCCGCGCCACCGAGGGGCTGACCGAGAAACCGGTCGAAACCGACCGGTCGCGAACCGCCGAGCAACCGCGCCAGCTGCCGGTGACCTTCGACCCGGCCGTGGCCGAGGGCCGCGACGACGTGGTGCTGGCTCACCTCAACCACCCGCTGGTGTCGATGTCGACCGGCCTGCTGCGCTCGGCGGTGTCCAACGAGAACTCGGAGCTGCACCGGGTGACCGCGGTGGTCAGCGACGATCCCGAACTGGAGGACGTGCTCGTCGGCGCGTACTCGCGGTTCGTGCTGGTCGGCGCCGACGGGGTGCGGCTGCACGAGGAGGTCATCCACGCGGGCGGCTGGGCACCGGCCAACGGGCGGTTCCGCAGGCTGGAGAACCTCAGCACGCTCGGCGGCATCCTGGACCGCGCGCTGACCGACGGCACCCCCGCGCCCCCGCCGGTGTGGAACCGGATCGTGGGCCGCTGGCCGAAGGTCCGGGACGGTCTGCTCTCGGCCATCGACTGGCGCACCAACACCCGGCGGGACTCGCTGCGGCGCACGCTGGCCCAGCGCGAGGAGGCCGAGCGGGAGCGCATCAACACCGTCATCGACCAGTTCGCGAGCACGCTGCGCGCCAAGCTGGCCGAGGACGAGGACCAGGCGGAGGAGGCGCTGTTCAGCCGCGCCGACGTCAGCCGCAGCCGGGAGGAGCGCGCCCAGTACCGCCGCGACCGGCAGAAGTGGCAGCAGCGGCTGGATCAGCTCGCCACCGAGCGGGACCGCGAGCTCGGCGTGATCGCCGAGCGCTACCGCGAGCAGGAACCGCACCGTTTCCCCGTAGCCGTGATCGTTGTCGTGCCGAAGCGAGAGGCGACCCGATGA